The sequence TGCAGGTACAGtgcctgggtggggtgggagagccCCCCAGACCCTCAAAAAGAAGGGAGTAGCAGATGTCAGTAGGGGTAGGCAGAGGGACTGGAATAATGCCTCGCCATAACACACAGTACTTCATAGTTTACCAAGCACGTGTACACATGCGTTGTCTCAGTGAATCCCACTGTGGTTGAGAGGTGAGCTCTGGAAGCCAACAACCTGGGTCACACCTCGCGCTCCTATTTCCTGGCCGTGTGACTTATGACTCATGACCTCCTTCCCAGTGTCTCGTTTGCTTTTCCTGTAAACTGGGACTACCTCATAGGTAGAATAACGCCTGGCCCAGAGCAAAGGCCACTAAGAGCTAGCTATGAACAAGGATTTTGTTTCATCTCTGCGTGGTTGCTGAAGTAGGCACTGCAGGCAGGAGGTGAGTGGATGTGCCTAAAGGCACTAAGTGCGCATCCTGCTACAAAACTGTGAAGCCAGGGCTCCTTCCTGCCACTTAAAGGAGGAGTGGAGCAGAGGGCGCCCAAGTCAGGAATGACTTAGTGGAGAGGCGtctgtgttggccaggaaggGAACAGATCAGCTCAGCCTTTCTTGAGCAGTACTGCTCCAAGTGTGACCCaaaaccagcagcagcagcagcagcagcccgaGCTGTGAGATggcaaattctcaggccctacCCAAGACCTGAAGGagaagctacattttttttttttttgagacagatttcactctgttgctgaggctggagcacagtggcacaatctcatctcactgcaaccttcgtctcctaggttcaagcgattctcctgcctcagcctcccgagtagctgggactataggcacccgccaccacgcccggcaatttttgtttgttttgagatagagtctcgctctgtcacccaggctggagtgcagtggcacgatctcagttcactgcaacctctgcttcctgagttcaagcgattctcctgcctcagcctcctgagtagctgggattacaggcgccccccaaccacactcggctaatttttgtatttttagtagagacggggtttcgctatgtaggtcaagctggtttcaaactcctgacctcaaatgattcgcccacttcagcctcccaaagtgctgggattacaggtgtgagccaccttgcctggccaatttttgtatttttagtagaaacaggtttcaccatggtggccagactggtctcaaactcctgacctcaggtgaactgcccacctcagcctcccaaagtactggtattacaggcgtgatccactgcgaCTGgccttgattttgtttttgagacagaatcttactctgtcgcccagactggagtgcagtggcacaatctcagctcactgcaacttctgcctcatgggttcaagtgattcttgtgcctctacctcccgagtagccgggattacaggcacctgccattacgctaggctaatttttgtatttttagtatagacagggtttccccacattggccaggctggtctggaactcctgggctcaagtgatccacctgcttcagcccctcagagtactgggattataggtgtgggccaccacgcccattCAGAAACCTCCATGTTTTAAGGAGCCCTCTGGGTAACTCTCATGTTCACCCAAGCTGCTGAACCCTGTCCTGGAGTTTTCAGAGGGACGCGTATGTGCCACAGAGCGTCCCGCTGGTGGGGGTCATGGGAAGCCATGACCTGGGATAGACAGTCGTCTGTAGAGTGGGGTGAACATTCCCTGGGCCCTCTGTTTCATCACTCCTCTTCTCTGTTCCCCCTACCTCCTGTCCACAGTGGATACTGAGGCTGTGTGGCTGCTCCAAGGCTGGCTCTTCCAGCACCAGCCGCAGTTCTGGGGGCCCGCCCAGATCAGGGCTGTGCTGGGAGCTGTGCCCCGTGGCCGCCTCCTGGTTCTGGACCTGTTTGCTGAGAGCCAGCCTGTGTATACCCGCACTGCCTCCTTCCAGGGCCAGCCCTTCATCTGGTGCATGCTGCACAACTTTGGGGGAAACCATGGTCTTTTTGGAGCCCTAGAGGCTGTGAACGGAGGCCCAGAAGCTGCCCGCCTCTTCCCCAACTCCACCATGGTAGGCACGGGCATGGCCCCCGAGGGCATCAGCCAGAACGAAGTGGTCTATTCCCTcatggctgagctgggctggCGAAAGGACCCAGTGCCAGATTtggcagcctgggtgaccagcTTTGCCGCCCGGCGGTATGGGGTCTCCCACCCGGACGCAGGGGCAGCGTGGAGGCTACTGCTCCGGAGTGTGTACAACTGCTCCGGGGAGGCCTGCAGGGGCCACAATCGTAGCCCGCTGGTCAGGCGGCCGTCCCTACAGATGAATACCAGCATCTGGTACAACCGATCTGATGTGTTTGAGGCCTGGCGGCTGCTGCTCACATCTGCTCCCTCCCTGGCCACCAGCCCCGCCTTCCGCTACGACCTGCTGGACCTCACTCGGCAGGCAGTGCAGGAGCTGGTCAGCTTGTACTATGAGGAGGCAAGAAGCGCCTACCTGAGCAAGGAGCTGGCCTCCCTGTTGAGGGCTGGAGGCGTCCTGGCCTATGAGCTGCTGCCGGCACTGGACGAGGTGCTGGCTAGTGACAGCCGCTTCTTGCTGGGCAGCTGGCTAGAGCAGGCCCGAGCAGCGGCAGTCAGTGAGGCCGAGGCCGATTTCTACGAGCAGAACAGCCGCTACCAGCTGACCTTGTGGGGGCCAGAAGGCAACATCCTGGACTATGCCAACAAGCAGCTGGCGGGGTTGGTGGCCAACTACTACACCCCTCGCTGGCGGCTTTTCCTGGAGGCGCTGGTTGACAGTGTGGCCCAGGGCATCCCTTTCCAACAGCACCAGTTTGACAAAAATGTCTTCCAACTGGAGCAGGCCTTCGTTCTCAGCAAGCAGAGGTACCCCAGCCAGCCGCGAGGAGACACTGTGGACCTGGCCAAGAAGATCTTCCTCAAATATTACCCCCGCTGGGTGGCCGGCTCTTGGTGATAGATTCGCCACCACTGGGCCTTGTTTTCCGCTAATTCCAGGGCAGATTCCAGGGCCCAGAGCTGGACAGACATCACAGGATAACCCAGGCCTGGGAGGAGGCCCCACGGCCTGCTGGTGGGGTCTGACCTGGGGGGATTGGAGGGAAATGACCTGCCCTCCACCACcacccaaagtgtgggattaaaGTACTGTTTTCTTTCCACTTAAACTGATGAGTCCCCTGGGTCTGTCAAAATGAGAAGGTCACTGCTGCCACGCTTGGGAGGACTCAGGGCTATAGCATGGCCCTGGGGTGGGACCTGTTCTCCCATCCCTTGCCTCACgtccctgtttttgtttgtttgtttgtttgtgacggagccttggtctgttgcccaggcttgagtacaatggcacagtctcggctcactgcaacctccgcctcctgggttcaagcaattcttgtgcctcagcctccccggtagctgggactataggcatgcaccaccacgccaggctaatttttttttttccaagatggagtcttgctctgtcgcccaggttggagtttaGTGGCACCAtattggtttactgcaacctctgcctcccgggttcaagcaattctcctgcctcagtctaccaGGGAGTTAGGACTACGGGcctgtgccatcacgcccggctaatttttgtatttttcatagagataaggtttcaccatgttggccaggctggtctttaactcctgaactcaagtgatccacctgcctcggccttccaaagtgctgggattacaggagtgagccaccgtgcccggccacgtCTCTCTTTTTAACACTAATGTTACCCTGACCTTTGAACGTAGAATGCCCTTCTGTTGCAGGAAAACCTCTTTTCAAACCATGTTTGTCCTTTGCTGGCATGCCACAGCAACAGTCaccaacacagaagacttctgtgaccaaatattTGGAGGATTTTCCCCACACACACCAAGCAGCAGACatcagctgggtgtcctccaattcagtTCCAATGTAATCAACCAGAgacagcatcagatcccacagggttAGGGTGCAGATCCATGAGACCACCCCCTCCTTCCCAACGGTTACAAGTCCTGATCCCTGGAACTTCTGACTAACTGGCTTCAAGTTGGAGTTCCCATGACCCCCTTCCCCTCTTTGGAGTCAACTCATTTGCGACAGTGACCCACGAAACACAGGGAAACCCTTATTATGTTTATTGCTTtattacagaggaaaaaaatttttttctttcttttttgagacagggtctcactctgtcatccagaatgactgcagtggcaggatctggctccgtcacccaggctggagtgcagtggcatgatctcggctcactacagcctccatccCCCCAAACCCCACGCCTCAGCGCCCCACCCCGCAAGTGGCTGGGACTCtaagcatacaccaccacacccagctaatttttttgtagtttttgcaaagacggggtctcattctgttgccctggctggtcttgaactcctgagctccagcaatccccttgccttggcctcccaaagtgctgggattacaggcatcagccaccgtgcccaacctcaaaggatattttaaaggatagAAATAAACAGCCATATGAAGAGATACAGACAGGGCGGTCTGGAAGGGCCCAGAGCAGGAGCTTCTATCTCCATAGAGTTGGGGTTACATCACCCTCCAGGCACATGGATGAGTTCTTCACCTTCTGTCAGCCTCCACACGTTCAGCTCTCAGAAGCTTCCCGAACCCTGTCCTTTGGGCCTTTTATGGAGAACTCCATTGGCTGTCCATGACTGAAGCATGGACAACTGTGATAATGTGATTGGGCAAAAAGGGTCTGATCTAAGCCCAGCAAGGCCAGTCCAGATTCTTTGGGCCTTTGTGCAGCATTCCTTTCTCCAGGGTATGGGGCAAGGACCCACTCTGGAATGAGGATCCTACAACCCACAATCAGATTAGAATCCTGCCTTGGGCAGCTGAAAAGAGGACAGGAGAAGGTCAAAGAGAGGAAAGGCTGTTTTTTGAGGCCTGAGGCGCCCCAACATGACAACGAAAGACTGTAACCATGGTCATGTGAGTTATGAGCTAGGAACCCTGGACGAAACCAACACATATACAATCAtctcccacctcccaacaccttTACTTTCACAGCCTCTGCAGCAAACTGCGGTCACTATAATCGCTCCTGTGGCACAGAGGCATACCCAGGGGAATCTGCCCAGGGGGCCACTCTGTGCCCACGTGGGAACCCACATCTGCTTGTAAAGCCTCCCCTCCCTCTGACCAGAAACGAGGACAGTTTGTTGTTCCAAGCAGTGGGCTCATGTCTGTTTTGGCTCAGAACAGGGTGGGGAGAGCGGGCCAGGGACCCGCAGGAGGGCTTATCCTTGAGATTGCGTGGGAGACACAACAAGGGGTGGGGGCCCGCAGGCGGGGCGGGGCGAAGCAGGTGATATCCAGCCCAGAGCCCCAGCCTCTCCCCACAGTCTCACCATGGCCTGCACCGTGGTGCTCATCACCGGCTGTTCCTCAGGTATTGGCCTGCACTTGGCAATACATCTGGCTTTGGACCCATCCCAGAGCTTCAAAGGTATAGATAGGtagggacagggagggagagaagggaaaagcCCTTGGAGGCCAGAAGAGAAGTCAGATCTTCCTCCTCTCCCAAAACCTCCAGTGTATGCCACGTTGAGGGACCTGAAAACACAGGGCCGGCTGTGGGAGGCGGCCCGGGCCCTGGCATGCCCTCAGGGATCCCTGGAGAGGTTGCAGCTGGATGTAAGGAACTCAAGCTCCCTGGCCGCTGCCCGGGAACGCGTGACCGAGGGCCGTGTGGATGTGCTGGGTGAGCCTCCTGGAAGCATATGGGCTCCTAGGAGCCTTCTCCGCCCTGCGTTGAAACCAACATGTCCCCAGGCCCCTGGAGCATGAGGGGACAGGCCGTGCTGAGGGTGATGCTGAGGCGGGCTGGTTGGGCCTCTGTCCCCGCAGTGTGTGACACAGGCCTGGGCCTGCTGGGGCCGCTGGGGGAGGACGCTGTGGCCTCTGTACTGGATGTGAATGTAGTAGGTACTGTGCGGGTGCTGCAGGACTTCCTGCCAGACATGAAGCGGCCGGGTTCGGGACGCGTGTTGGTGACTGGGAGCATGGGAGGATTGATGGGTGAGTGGCAGGGACCGGGCCCGGAGCTCCAGATTCTTTGTGTGCAGAGCTGAGCCTTGAAGGCAGGCTCCTTAGGGGGTGGGGTGCAATCAGCTTGGAGGGGCACTGCCTGCCGGGGGATGACCCCCTGGCCGCTGCGCCTCAGGAACCTCATCTTCCCACCCAAGGGCTGCCTTTCAATGACGTTTATTGCGCCAGCAAGTTCGCGCTCGAAGGCTTATGCGAGAGTCTGGCGGTTCTGCTGCTGCCCTTTGGGGTCCAGTGAGTCAACACCCCCGTCTCCTCAACCCTCTTAACTCTGACCTAGAGATGCCGAGCACCCTGTCCTGCGGAAGCCGCTCTGGTCTCTGCCCGGCTTACATTTGCTGCGTGCCAGGCACTTAGGCTGGAGCATTGGCACGCATTGTGCCACTTGCTGACCTGGCTGCTGAAGTGTTGGTATTGTTATGGGGAAGCTCCAGCCAAGAGAGGTTAGgtgactggcccaaggtcatgcagcggCCGGGGATCCCGCCAGGTTCGAATTCTGACACCAGGGCTACCTGGCAGCCTCAGATGGGTTTGGGAGGGCTGTCGAGCAATAACCCGCTATTCAAATGTTCTGGTTATCCCCAGCGCTCTTTCCACCTTCGGGACGCAGCGGTGCTGTTCTGGGTCGTGGCCAGGGCCGGGGTCGGGGCCGGTGCTGGGGCAGGAGATGGGACTTGGCGCCTGGGTCGCCTCCGTCCCTGCCCACTTGCGGCTCTCGGGCCAGCAGCGTGAGCCTGATCGAGTGCGGCCCTGTGGACACCGCCTTCATGCAGAAGGTGTTGGGCGGTCCCGACCAGGTGATGGACCGCACGAACACCCGGACCTTCCGCCTCTTGCACTAATACCTCCACCACAGCAAGGAGATCTACCGCGAGGAGGCGCAGCACCCTGAGGAGGTGGTGAAGGTGAGCGGGGGGCGGGACTCCGGGAGCGGGGGCGGTGCGTCGTCCTGCGCGCAGCCCGGGCCAGAGCTCCTCTCCCGCCGCCGCAGGTCTTCCTCACCGCTATGCGCGCCCCGAAGCCGACCCTGCGCTACTTCACAACCAGGCGCTTCCTGCACCAGCTGCTGATGCGCCTGGACGACCCCTTTGGCTTCGACTACGCCGCCGCCATGCACCGGGACGTGTTCGCCGACGATCCCGCAGAGGCCGAggctggggccggggctggggccgaggccgggggcggggccggtGGGATGGGAGACCCTGAGCTCAGCGATCCTCTGGCCGCCCCGCAAGAAAGGCTCCGTCAGCCACTGTCTCCCGCGCCCTCCTTTGTCTCCTGGGCCTGTGCGGTCCCTGGGGATGGGACGGCGGTGACGGCTGTGGATGGCTAATTAAGACAGATCACGTTAGCCCGTTATATCTGCGCGGCTAGGCGCGATGGCtgtcgcctataatcccagagctttggaaggccgaggcaggaggatcgctccaggccaggagttccagaccagcctgagcaacatagtgagacaccccatctctaaaataaaaaaattagcacagTGGCAccattccttgagctcaggagttggaggctgcagtgggcatgATCGAgctactgctctccagcttgggcgatagagtgagacactgtcaatTAATTAATCTaatcaaccaaccaacccaaCAACCCAGAAACCAAGGTCCAGAAAGAAGCCAGCCCAGGATCATGCCTCAAGTCCACAGTAAAGCCCAGACACAGTCACTGGATACCCAAGGGGCATCTGCAGGACGAGTTAGGTGGGACTTGGGTTGGGGTAGAGTCAGGTTGTGACCTGCACTCCATTAGCCATGAGACCTCAGGCAAGTTCCTTGCTTTCTCTGagtgctttcctttcctttcccttttcttttcttttttgtttttcttttgttttgagacggagtttcactcttgttgcccagcctggagtgcaatagcgcggtctcagttcaccacaacctctgcctcccgggttcaagtgtagctaggattgcaggcatgtgccaccacgcccagctaattttgtatttttagtagagacgaggtttctccatgttggtcagactggtcttggactcccgacctcaggtgatccgcccgccctggcctctcagagtgctgggattacaggcatgacccaccccATCCGGCCCTCTGAgtctttcttatctgtaaaatgggtataataataccTATCTAATCGGTTTTAGTAATGGTGGAGATAATGCCTGAAAGTGCTAGTATAGAGGTTTAATACCCAGCAAGGACTGTTATTAGAATGAATAGTAATATGACTACTGTCACATTTTGCAAATGTGTAAAGAAGAAAGAGGGCTAAGTGAATCAAAGGGAGACAGCCCCACTCACCCTGTTCTGCCCCAGAGGACTGAGCGATCCCCACCATCTGGGAAGCTGCCTCACCAGGAGGtccagctggggctacaggacTGGCTACTTTGCTACAATGGCCCATCTTTCCTGAGCCCAGTGGAGGGTCCCAGGGGGGCAGAAGTCATTGATAGGGGCCAGTAGGGTTGTAGAGCCACTGTCTGAACTTCTGTGGAGGTCTGGTGCAGGGGAGGTGTGAACAGATAGGAGGCTAGGTGAGGATGCAGCAGAGGAAGGGGGCAGGAGTGCCCCAGGAGGGGGCGGTACCGAGGCAGGGATTCAGCTGGGTCTGAGAGGGAGGGAAGGCTGAGGGGGATGGCCCTTTGGAGTGGGCAGGGACATGACCACAGAAAGCCTGGGAAGTGGAAACAGACAGGAGCCTGCTGGAGCTCTTGGAGCTTTGTGTGGGGCACTAGGGGAAGGAGGCAGGCACTCCACCCTGACCTGCCCCTACCTCTGGATGAGGGTCTTCTCTGCCTGTTGGATGATGTGCTGCCCCTGCTCTTGGAGGAAGAGGCCTCCCAGCCACCCCCTCCTGCCAGTCGCCTTGCCCTGCTGACCCAGACAGATCTGCTATCCCTACAGCATCCAGGAAGGCCACAGGGAGGGGGCCCAGGTGGCATGGGTTTCTGAGGCCTGGGATCTGCTCTCAGTCCCGCTCTCGCCAACCCCCTTTGCCCCTCTGTGACA comes from Homo sapiens chromosome 17, GRCh38.p14 Primary Assembly and encodes:
- the NAGLU gene encoding alpha-N-acetylglucosaminidase precursor gives rise to the protein MEAVAVAAAVGVLLLAGAGGAAGDEAREAAAVRALVARLLGPGPAADFSVSVERALAAKPGLDTYSLGGGGAARVRVRGSTGVAAAAGLHRYLRDFCGCHVAWSGSQLRLPRPLPAVPGELTEATPNRYRYYQNVCTQSYSFVWWDWARWEREIDWMALNGINLALAWSGQEAIWQRVYLALGLTQAEINEFFTGPAFLAWGRMGNLHTWDGPLPPSWHIKQLYLQHRVLDQMRSFGMTPVLPAFAGHVPEAVTRVFPQVNVTKMGSWGHFNCSYSCSFLLAPEDPIFPIIGSLFLRELIKEFGTDHIYGADTFNEMQPPSSEPSYLAAATTAVYEAMTAVDTEAVWLLQGWLFQHQPQFWGPAQIRAVLGAVPRGRLLVLDLFAESQPVYTRTASFQGQPFIWCMLHNFGGNHGLFGALEAVNGGPEAARLFPNSTMVGTGMAPEGISQNEVVYSLMAELGWRKDPVPDLAAWVTSFAARRYGVSHPDAGAAWRLLLRSVYNCSGEACRGHNRSPLVRRPSLQMNTSIWYNRSDVFEAWRLLLTSAPSLATSPAFRYDLLDLTRQAVQELVSLYYEEARSAYLSKELASLLRAGGVLAYELLPALDEVLASDSRFLLGSWLEQARAAAVSEAEADFYEQNSRYQLTLWGPEGNILDYANKQLAGLVANYYTPRWRLFLEALVDSVAQGIPFQQHQFDKNVFQLEQAFVLSKQRYPSQPRGDTVDLAKKIFLKYYPRWVAGSW
- the NAGLU gene encoding alpha-N-acetylglucosaminidase isoform X2, with translation MGNLHTWDGPLPPSWHIKQLYLQHRVLDQMRSFGMTPVLPAFAGHVPEAVTRVFPQVNVTKMGSWGHFNCSYSCSFLLAPEDPIFPIIGSLFLRELIKEFGTDHIYGADTFNEMQPPSSEPSYLAAATTAVYEAMTAVDTEAVWLLQGWLFQHQPQFWGPAQIRAVLGAVPRGRLLVLDLFAESQPVYTRTASFQGQPFIWCMLHNFGGNHGLFGALEAVNGGPEAARLFPNSTMVGTGMAPEGISQNEVVYSLMAELGWRKDPVPDLAAWVTSFAARRYGVSHPDAGAAWRLLLRSVYNCSGEACRGHNRSPLVRRPSLQMNTSIWYNRSDVFEAWRLLLTSAPSLATSPAFRYDLLDLTRQAVQELVSLYYEEARSAYLSKELASLLRAGGVLAYELLPALDEVLASDSRFLLGSWLEQARAAAVSEAEADFYEQNSRYQLTLWGPEGNILDYANKQLAGLVANYYTPRWRLFLEALVDSVAQGIPFQQHQFDKNVFQLEQAFVLSKQRYPSQPRGDTVDLAKKIFLKYYPRWVAGSW
- the NAGLU gene encoding alpha-N-acetylglucosaminidase isoform X1, encoding MEAVAVAAAVGVLLLAGAGGAAGDEAREAAAVRALVARLLGPGPAADFSVSVERALAAKPGLDTYSLGGGGAARVRVRGSTGVAAAAGLHRYLRDFCGCHVAWSGSQLRLPRPLPAVPGELTEATPNRASAGPPEKRKEDAYRAVLLYRYYQNVCTQSYSFVWWDWARWEREIDWMALNGINLALAWSGQEAIWQRVYLALGLTQAEINEFFTGPAFLAWGRMGNLHTWDGPLPPSWHIKQLYLQHRVLDQMRSFGMTPVLPAFAGHVPEAVTRVFPQVNVTKMGSWGHFNCSYSCSFLLAPEDPIFPIIGSLFLRELIKEFGTDHIYGADTFNEMQPPSSEPSYLAAATTAVYEAMTAVDTEAVWLLQGWLFQHQPQFWGPAQIRAVLGAVPRGRLLVLDLFAESQPVYTRTASFQGQPFIWCMLHNFGGNHGLFGALEAVNGGPEAARLFPNSTMVGTGMAPEGISQNEVVYSLMAELGWRKDPVPDLAAWVTSFAARRYGVSHPDAGAAWRLLLRSVYNCSGEACRGHNRSPLVRRPSLQMNTSIWYNRSDVFEAWRLLLTSAPSLATSPAFRYDLLDLTRQAVQELVSLYYEEARSAYLSKELASLLRAGGVLAYELLPALDEVLASDSRFLLGSWLEQARAAAVSEAEADFYEQNSRYQLTLWGPEGNILDYANKQLAGLVANYYTPRWRLFLEALVDSVAQGIPFQQHQFDKNVFQLEQAFVLSKQRYPSQPRGDTVDLAKKIFLKYYPRWVAGSW
- the NAGLU gene encoding alpha-N-acetylglucosaminidase isoform X4, with the translated sequence MFPRLSPVDTEAVWLLQGWLFQHQPQFWGPAQIRAVLGAVPRGRLLVLDLFAESQPVYTRTASFQGQPFIWCMLHNFGGNHGLFGALEAVNGGPEAARLFPNSTMVGTGMAPEGISQNEVVYSLMAELGWRKDPVPDLAAWVTSFAARRYGVSHPDAGAAWRLLLRSVYNCSGEACRGHNRSPLVRRPSLQMNTSIWYNRSDVFEAWRLLLTSAPSLATSPAFRYDLLDLTRQAVQELVSLYYEEARSAYLSKELASLLRAGGVLAYELLPALDEVLASDSRFLLGSWLEQARAAAVSEAEADFYEQNSRYQLTLWGPEGNILDYANKQLAGLVANYYTPRWRLFLEALVDSVAQGIPFQQHQFDKNVFQLEQAFVLSKQRYPSQPRGDTVDLAKKIFLKYYPRWVAGSW
- the NAGLU gene encoding alpha-N-acetylglucosaminidase isoform X3, translating into MFPRLSPDPIFPIIGSLFLRELIKEFGTDHIYGADTFNEMQPPSSEPSYLAAATTAVYEAMTAVDTEAVWLLQGWLFQHQPQFWGPAQIRAVLGAVPRGRLLVLDLFAESQPVYTRTASFQGQPFIWCMLHNFGGNHGLFGALEAVNGGPEAARLFPNSTMVGTGMAPEGISQNEVVYSLMAELGWRKDPVPDLAAWVTSFAARRYGVSHPDAGAAWRLLLRSVYNCSGEACRGHNRSPLVRRPSLQMNTSIWYNRSDVFEAWRLLLTSAPSLATSPAFRYDLLDLTRQAVQELVSLYYEEARSAYLSKELASLLRAGGVLAYELLPALDEVLASDSRFLLGSWLEQARAAAVSEAEADFYEQNSRYQLTLWGPEGNILDYANKQLAGLVANYYTPRWRLFLEALVDSVAQGIPFQQHQFDKNVFQLEQAFVLSKQRYPSQPRGDTVDLAKKIFLKYYPRWVAGSW